In the Streptomyces coeruleoprunus genome, CCTCGGGCCCTTAACGGCCCAGAAATTGACTGAGTCATTCCTGATAATGTGACGCCGGTCGATGCCGTCCGCCGGTTCCCCACCGGAACCATCGGACGGTGACCGACTCGGTCCGGGCCAGACCGGTTCCGGCATTCCTCGGTAGGGCGTCGGCATCGCGCCGGAGGGGTTGCGCACGCTCTCGACGAGACGGACGAGACGTTCGACATCCCTGACCTCTGCCATATAGAGCTCTTGCGGTGTTCAAGGAGGACGTCCATGCCGAGCGTCAACGAGCAGCCCATCCCCGCTGCCCGTCCGGTCATCGGTGAAGAAGAGATCGAGGCGGCGGTCCGCGTACTGCGCAGCGGCCGTGTCGTACAGGGCCCCGAGGTGGCCGCGTTCGAGGAGAGCTTCGCCGAGCTGGTCGACGGCCGTCACTGCGTCGCCGTCAACTCCGGCACCTCCGCGCTGCACCTCCTTCTGATGGCACTGAACATCGGCCCGGGTGACGAGGTCATCGTCCCCTCCTTCTCCTTCGCCGCGTCCGCGAACGCCATCCGCCTCGTCGGTGCCGACGCGATCTTCGTCGACATCGAGCCGGACAGCTTCTGCATCGACCCGGCCGCGGTCGAGGCCGCGATCACCCCGCGCACCGTCGCGATCATGCCGGTGCACCTGTACGGCCACCCGGCCGCGATGGACAAGATCATGGCCATCGCCGACAAGCACAAGCTGGCCGTCGTCGAGGACGCCTGCCAGGCCCACGCCGCGGCCCTGAACGGCACCCCGGTCGGCGCGTTCGGCGCCGGCGGCACCTTCAGCTTCTACCCGACGAAGAACATGCACTCGCTCGAGGGCGGCATGATCTCCGTCGCGGACGCCGAGATCGCCCGCACCCTGCGCCTGCTGCGCAACCAGGGCATGGAGCAGCGGTACGCCAACGAGATCGTCGGCGCCAACATGCGCATGACCGACGTGGCCGCCGCCGTGGGCCGCGTGCAGCTGTCGAAGCTGAACGGCTGGACCGAGCAGCGCATCGCCAACGCCGCGTACCTCACGGAGCACATCTCCGCGCCGAACGTCGTGACCCCCGCGGTCGCCGAGGGCGCGCGCCACATCTACCACCAGTACACGATCCGCGTCAGCGGCGACCGCGACGCCGCCATGGCGAAGCTCACCGAGGCGGGCGTCGGCAACGCCGTGTACTACCCGACGCCGATCCACCGCCTGAAGCCGTACTGGGAGCCGGACCAGAAGGCCGGCCGCAACTGGGACCTGCCGGAGACCGAGAAGGCCGCCGCCGAGGTCGTCTCGCTGCCCGTCCACCCGTCGCTGTCCCAGAACGACCTGGAGCGGATCGTCACCGCCGTGAACGCGCTGGGAGAGAACCTGTGACCGCCACTGGAACGCTGCGGGCCGGCCTCATCGGCCTCGGCTCGATGGGACGCCACCACGCCCGCGTGCTCGCCGGTCTCGAGGGCGTGCAGCTCGTCGGTGTCGTCGACCCGATGGGCGACAAGAACGGCTGGGCGCAGGGCGCGCCCGTGCTGTCGACCGTCGAGGAGCTGCTGGCCCTCGGCATCGACTACGCCGTCGTCGCCTGCCCCACCGCACTGCACGAGGAGGTCGGCCTCAAGCTGGCCGAGGCCGGTGTGTGCGCGCTCATCGAGAAGCCCGTCGCGGACACCGTCGAGGGCGCCCGCCGCCTCGTCGAGGCCTTCGAGTCGCGCGACCTGGTCGCCGGCGTCGGCCACATCGAGCGCTGCAACCCGGCGCTGCGCTCCCTGCGCGCCCGCCTGGAGGCCGGCGAGCTGGGCGACGTGTACCAGGTCGTCACGCGCCGCCAGGGCCCGTTCCCGCACCGCATCGCCGACGTCGGCGTGGTCAAGGACCTCGCGACGCACGACATCGACCTCACCGGCTGGGTGACCGGCCAGCCGTACACGTCGATCGCCGCCCACACGGTGTCGAAGTCCGGCCGCCCGCACGAGGACATGGTCTCCGCCGTCGGCCAGCTCTCCGACGGCACGATGGTCAGCCACCTCGTCAACTGGCTGAGCCCGCTCAAGGAGCGCTTCACGTCCGTCACCGGTGAGCGCGGCTGCTTCATCGCCGACACCCTCACCGCCGACCTGACGTTCTACTCGAACGCGGCCGTCGCCACCGAGTGGGAGGCGCTGCGCGCCTTCCGCGGCGTCGCCGAGGGCGACATGGTGCGCTACGCGATCCCGAAGCGCGAGCCGCTCCTCGTGGAGCACGAGCTGTTCCGCGACGCGGTCCTGGGCAAGTCCGACGACATCTGCACGCTGCGCCAGGGCCTGCGGACCGTCGAGGTCGCCGCGGCGGTGCTGCGCTCGGCCGCCCAGGGTGAAACCGTCCGGCTCGACGGCGCCGCATAGGGGTAGGGGCAGGATCCCTTTGACCAGACCTGATGTCACCGTCGTCGTGGCGGTCTACAACACGATGCCGTACCTGACGGAGTGCCTGAACTCCCTCGTCAAGCAGAGCATCGGCAAGGACCGCCTGGAGATCGTGGCCGTCGACGACGGCTCGACCGACGACAGCGGCCGGGAACTCGACCGCTTCGCGGAGCGGTACCCCGGTGTCGTGAAGGTGATCCACCAGGCCAACTCCGGTGGCCCGGCTGCTCCCAGCAACCGGGCCCTGGAGGTCGCCACCGGCCGGTACGTGTACTTCATCGGCTCCGACGACTACCTCGGTGAGGAAGCGCTGGAGCGGATGGTGAAGTGCGCCGACAAGCACGACTCCGACATCGTCGTCGGCAAGATGGTCGGCACCAACGGCCGTTACGTCCACCAGGCGCTCTACAAGAAGAGCGACCCCGACATCAGCCTGTACGACTCGGCGCTGCCGTTCACGCTGGCCAACACCAAGCTGTTCCGGCGCGACCTGGTCGAGCAGTACAAGCTGCGGTTCCCCGAGGACATGCCGGTCGGCTCGGACCAGCCGTTCACCATCGAGGCGTGCGTCCGGGCCCGGAAGATCTCCGTCCTCGCGGACTACACCTACTACTACGCGGTGAAGCGCGGCGACGCGTCCAACATCACGTACCGCGCGAACCACCTCGCCCGGCTGCGCTGCGCCGAGCGGATCATGGAGTTCGCCGCCGGGCTCATCGAGGCCGGCCCGCAGCGGGACGCCGTCCTGGAGCGCCACTTCACGTGGGAGCTGGCCAAGCTGATCCAGGACGACTTCCCGTCCCTGGACCGCGGCACGCGGGTCGAGATCTGCGCGGGCATCGCCCAGCTCGCCGACGCCTACTTCACCGAGGCGCTGCGCGACGCGATGGACGTCAAGCGGCGGGTGCGGATCGCGCTCGCCCAGCGCGGCGCCGTCGACCACCTCGTACGCGCCATCGAGGACGAGGCCGCGCACGGCGCCCCGCCGTTCCTCCTGGAGGACGGCCGCGCCTACCTGCGCTACCCCGGCTTCCGCGACCCCGCCCTCGGGCTGCCCGACCGGCTCTTCGAGGTGATCGGCGAAGCCGTGCCCAAGCAGCTCGCCGACGGCACCGGCCTGGTCTCGGCCGCCTGGGAGCAGGACGGCCACGACATGGCGGTCTCCCTCGCGGTCCACGTGCCCGTCACCGGGGAGACCGAATCGGCCTCCGTACGCCTCGCCCCCAAGGCGATGCCGAAGAGCGCCGACAAGCCCGGCGGCCGCCGGGTCCCCGTGGGCACCGAACTCCCCGCCCTCGCGGGGGACCTGCGCCGGGAGGCGTCGGCCGACGGCACCGGAACCGTGCTGCTCGCCCACATCCCGGTCCAGCCGACCCGGGCCAAGCTCGGCGTCCGCGCCTACGTGGATGTGGCAGGCTCGACGTACGAGATCCCGGTGAAGACTCAGGGGGTGCCGCTGCCCCTGGCGCGGCGCTGGCGCGAAAGGGTGCCGTACCGCATCTCCGCCAACGCCAACGCCAAGGGGCGGCTGGTCATCACCACGGCTCCGCTCTGGGAGCCCTCGCCCGGCGTGGGCATGCGACTGCGCCACATCCTGTCCCGTGTGAAGAGGAAACTGACCCGATGAACATCTGTGTAGTCGCGCTCGGCAAGATCGGCCTGCCGCTCGCCGTGCAGTTCGCCGACAAGGGCCACAAGGTCATCGGCGCCGACGTCAACGAGAAGGTCGTCGAGCTGGTCAACGCCGGCACCGAGCCCTTCCCCGGCGAGTACGACCTGGACGTCAAGCTGAAGAAGGCCGTCGACGCCGGCCTGCTCACCGCGACGACCGACACCGCCGCCGCCGTCGCCCAGTCCGAGGCCGTCGTGGTCGTCGTCCCGCTGTTCGTGGACGCCGAGGGCACGCCCGACTTCGGCTGGATGG is a window encoding:
- a CDS encoding Gfo/Idh/MocA family oxidoreductase, yielding MTATGTLRAGLIGLGSMGRHHARVLAGLEGVQLVGVVDPMGDKNGWAQGAPVLSTVEELLALGIDYAVVACPTALHEEVGLKLAEAGVCALIEKPVADTVEGARRLVEAFESRDLVAGVGHIERCNPALRSLRARLEAGELGDVYQVVTRRQGPFPHRIADVGVVKDLATHDIDLTGWVTGQPYTSIAAHTVSKSGRPHEDMVSAVGQLSDGTMVSHLVNWLSPLKERFTSVTGERGCFIADTLTADLTFYSNAAVATEWEALRAFRGVAEGDMVRYAIPKREPLLVEHELFRDAVLGKSDDICTLRQGLRTVEVAAAVLRSAAQGETVRLDGAA
- a CDS encoding DegT/DnrJ/EryC1/StrS family aminotransferase, producing MPSVNEQPIPAARPVIGEEEIEAAVRVLRSGRVVQGPEVAAFEESFAELVDGRHCVAVNSGTSALHLLLMALNIGPGDEVIVPSFSFAASANAIRLVGADAIFVDIEPDSFCIDPAAVEAAITPRTVAIMPVHLYGHPAAMDKIMAIADKHKLAVVEDACQAHAAALNGTPVGAFGAGGTFSFYPTKNMHSLEGGMISVADAEIARTLRLLRNQGMEQRYANEIVGANMRMTDVAAAVGRVQLSKLNGWTEQRIANAAYLTEHISAPNVVTPAVAEGARHIYHQYTIRVSGDRDAAMAKLTEAGVGNAVYYPTPIHRLKPYWEPDQKAGRNWDLPETEKAAAEVVSLPVHPSLSQNDLERIVTAVNALGENL
- a CDS encoding glycosyltransferase family 2 protein, which encodes MTRPDVTVVVAVYNTMPYLTECLNSLVKQSIGKDRLEIVAVDDGSTDDSGRELDRFAERYPGVVKVIHQANSGGPAAPSNRALEVATGRYVYFIGSDDYLGEEALERMVKCADKHDSDIVVGKMVGTNGRYVHQALYKKSDPDISLYDSALPFTLANTKLFRRDLVEQYKLRFPEDMPVGSDQPFTIEACVRARKISVLADYTYYYAVKRGDASNITYRANHLARLRCAERIMEFAAGLIEAGPQRDAVLERHFTWELAKLIQDDFPSLDRGTRVEICAGIAQLADAYFTEALRDAMDVKRRVRIALAQRGAVDHLVRAIEDEAAHGAPPFLLEDGRAYLRYPGFRDPALGLPDRLFEVIGEAVPKQLADGTGLVSAAWEQDGHDMAVSLAVHVPVTGETESASVRLAPKAMPKSADKPGGRRVPVGTELPALAGDLRREASADGTGTVLLAHIPVQPTRAKLGVRAYVDVAGSTYEIPVKTQGVPLPLARRWRERVPYRISANANAKGRLVITTAPLWEPSPGVGMRLRHILSRVKRKLTR